The Scheffersomyces stipitis CBS 6054 chromosome 5, complete sequence genome contains the following window.
TTAATAGTGAGAGAGGCTAGTTGTGTTGCCTACTGGCGAGGCTCTCTCCCACACTTCCAACTACATGCGTCGAATAAAGTATGGGAGTGTAACCATTCCTCCTCTGTTGCACGGCGGCTAATCCGTTGCAACCTTGGCTCATGGCTACTATCTCTTCCGCGGAAGTCTCGTGCTGCAGTAGGGTCAGACGTTTCATGTGTGTAAGCCTGAGCACAGCCATATGTGGTCATCGAGTAAAGGATGCCGTGGTTCGCCAGCCCCGTGAAACATTATTGCTATGCGTTTGGCTGAAGCATTAATGGGTGTACGGCCTAAGCGGAAAAGTCTCAACTCTAGAGTTATGGTTCCAACGCTGTAAACATCAAGGTGCCATTTGGTAGCAAGAGCAAATAGCGAGATAGGCGAAATGAGCCATACTCACATCGTGTGGCTCTGGCATTTCATATCGGGAATGTTCAAAATTCTCGGCTACATTGTACTCCCATGGGAAAACTTTAGATAAAGAACTCGGCCCATAGTTTCAAAGGGCTACTACAACGCCAGCTATAACCTGTGATGGTGTATTATGTTTATTAACTATGTCTTCATTAGTAAATTGGTTAAGTTTTGTATTAATCTACAGAGAAGGAGACAGACCCGCACATCAGATAGATCGTGCAAATATATAAGATGGAGATAGCTGATCGTCTTCAACTACCTGCCGTAGACAATACGATAACAAAAACATTATCAAGAAAAACCAAACTCATCGAATTCGAAGAAGCAAAAGTACCGGCCCATAGGACACTTAAAAAGTAAGTTATTAGTTGTTTTATTCTAGTATGACAATAAAAAATTTTATATAATTAATTATACATCAGACTTAGAACAAAGCAGCAGCGACAGCAGCGACACCGGCAACGGCACCGACAGCAACCTTGTTACCAGCACCGACGTGGGTGGTGACTTCTGGGGCAGCAGTGGATTCAGCAGCAACGGTTTCAGAAGCAGAGGTGACGTAGGTGGTTGGGATGGTGCATGGACCGGTGATGGTCAAGGTGGTGGCTTCGGTGACGGTGATGgtcttgttgttgacaaCAACGGAGGTTGGCAATGGACAGTAGGTGGTGAAGTCAGTGACAACGATTTCGGTGGTGACGGTGATGTTACCGGCAGAAACGGCAGCGACGAAAGCGGCTGGGACGAGGACCTTGGAGAATTGCATTGTTAAGTATATAAGCGAGTGACTTGGTAAAGAATACTAGAAAgtaatgaagaagagaagaagaaaaagtagaCTACTGAATTTTCATTTAAGGGCATACGCTGACATATTTATAATGTTGAAGTTAGGTATCAGCgtaattgcaaaaatttTCGGTacagaaaaaaaaagaaagaatgtgctagaaagaaaacaacagGAAAAAAAATAAACAATCAAATCTATTTTTGGCCACAGCGGGAAAACCAACAGCACAAAGAGGCGACAAACCCCTAATTAGCCAGGCATACCTCATACATAACGTCAGTGGCACTTGTAAAAAAACATACGTGAAAAAGATGTAAcaaaaaatttcaattaaAAAACCGATTATCTAAAAAATTT
Protein-coding sequences here:
- a CDS encoding predicted protein: MQFSKVLVPAAFVAAVSAGNITVTTEIVVTDFTTYCPLPTSVVVNNKTITVTEATTLTITGPCTIPTTYVTSASETVAAESTAAPEVTTHVGAGNKVAVGAVAGVAAVAAALF